A single region of the Enterococcus mundtii genome encodes:
- the leuS gene encoding leucine--tRNA ligase — translation MSYNHKEIEKKWQKYWAKNNTFNTHDEPGKPKFYALDMFPYPSGQGLHVGHPEGYTATDILARFKRSQGFNVLHPMGWDAFGLPAEQYALDTGNDPAEFTQKNIETFRRQINSLGFSYDWNREVNTTDPEYYKWTQWIFTKLYEKGLAYEAEVAVNWVPELGTVISNEEVIDGKSERGGYDVIRKPMRQWMLKITAYADRLIDDLELVDWPESIKEMQRNWIGRSVGANVTFKVAGTDKEYTVFTTRPDTLFGATYSVLAPELDLVREITTPEQKEAVEAYIAETAKKSDLKRTDLAKEKTGVFTGAYAINPVNGKEIPIWIADYVLASYGTGAIMAVPAHDERDYEFAQTFDLEILPVIEGGDTSTAAYTEDGVHINSDFLNGLNKEEAIEAMNQWLAEHGVGKKEVSYRLRDWLFSRQRYWGEPIPIIHWEDGTVTTVAEEELPLRLPKTSNIQPSGTGESPLANIDEWVNVVDPETGKKGRRETNTMPQWAGSSWYYLRYIDPHNKKELANYEKLERWLPVDIYIGGAEHAVLHLLYARFWHKFLYDIGVVPTKEPFEKLFNQGMILGENNEKMSKSRGNVVNPDDVVEAYGADTLRLYEMFMGPLDASIAWSENGLEGSRKFLDRVWRLIVDENNKMRDRITTLNDGKLDKVYHQTVKKVTEDYENLHFNTAISQLMVFVNEAYKVDALPYEYIEGFVQLLAPIAPHIGEELWAILGNEQDLSYAPWPTYDETALIEDEVEVVFQINGKVRAKASVARDLSKEELEKTAMDDESINEQLEGKTIRKVIVVPNKLVNIVAN, via the coding sequence ATGAGCTATAATCACAAAGAAATTGAAAAAAAATGGCAAAAATATTGGGCAAAAAATAACACCTTCAATACGCATGATGAACCAGGCAAACCAAAATTCTATGCGTTGGATATGTTTCCATATCCATCAGGACAAGGTCTACATGTTGGGCATCCAGAAGGCTATACTGCAACAGATATCTTAGCACGTTTCAAACGTAGTCAAGGTTTCAACGTGTTACATCCAATGGGGTGGGATGCATTTGGACTACCAGCAGAACAATACGCATTGGATACAGGGAATGACCCTGCAGAATTTACGCAAAAAAATATTGAAACCTTCCGTCGCCAAATCAATTCACTTGGTTTTAGTTACGATTGGAATCGTGAAGTCAACACAACAGACCCTGAGTACTACAAATGGACACAATGGATCTTTACTAAATTATATGAAAAAGGGTTAGCCTATGAAGCAGAAGTAGCAGTGAACTGGGTACCTGAACTAGGTACAGTAATCTCAAACGAAGAAGTGATCGACGGCAAAAGTGAACGTGGTGGCTATGATGTCATCCGCAAACCAATGCGTCAATGGATGCTGAAAATCACCGCATATGCAGATCGTTTGATCGATGACCTCGAGCTTGTGGATTGGCCCGAAAGCATCAAAGAAATGCAACGTAATTGGATCGGACGTTCAGTCGGAGCAAATGTCACGTTTAAAGTGGCGGGCACAGATAAAGAATATACGGTCTTTACTACACGTCCAGATACGTTATTTGGAGCAACCTACTCTGTGCTAGCACCAGAGCTAGACTTAGTTCGTGAGATCACAACTCCAGAACAAAAAGAAGCAGTCGAAGCGTATATCGCAGAAACAGCGAAAAAATCAGATCTGAAACGAACAGATCTTGCTAAAGAAAAAACCGGCGTATTTACAGGGGCGTATGCGATCAACCCAGTAAATGGCAAGGAAATCCCTATCTGGATCGCTGATTATGTGTTAGCTTCTTATGGAACAGGTGCGATCATGGCAGTACCGGCACATGATGAACGTGATTACGAGTTTGCACAAACGTTTGATCTAGAAATCTTACCAGTCATCGAAGGTGGCGATACTTCAACAGCTGCCTACACAGAAGATGGTGTGCATATCAATTCTGATTTCTTGAACGGATTGAACAAAGAAGAAGCCATCGAGGCGATGAATCAATGGTTGGCAGAACATGGCGTTGGGAAAAAAGAAGTCAGCTATCGCTTGCGTGATTGGTTATTTTCTCGTCAACGTTATTGGGGAGAACCAATCCCGATCATCCATTGGGAAGACGGCACAGTGACAACAGTAGCAGAAGAAGAATTACCACTACGTTTACCAAAAACAAGCAATATCCAACCAAGTGGCACAGGGGAGTCACCATTAGCAAACATTGACGAGTGGGTCAATGTCGTTGATCCTGAAACAGGTAAAAAAGGCCGTCGTGAAACGAATACGATGCCACAATGGGCAGGAAGCTCATGGTATTACCTACGCTATATCGATCCACATAATAAAAAAGAATTAGCTAACTATGAAAAACTAGAACGATGGTTACCAGTAGATATTTATATCGGTGGGGCAGAACATGCGGTACTTCACCTATTGTATGCTCGCTTCTGGCATAAATTCCTTTACGATATTGGCGTGGTACCAACAAAAGAGCCTTTTGAAAAATTGTTCAATCAAGGAATGATCCTTGGAGAAAACAACGAAAAAATGTCTAAATCTCGTGGTAATGTCGTCAATCCTGACGATGTCGTGGAAGCATATGGTGCGGATACGTTACGTCTTTATGAAATGTTCATGGGACCATTAGACGCATCGATTGCTTGGAGTGAAAATGGCTTAGAGGGTAGCCGTAAATTCTTAGATCGTGTTTGGCGTTTGATCGTGGATGAAAATAATAAAATGCGTGATCGCATCACGACACTGAATGACGGTAAACTGGACAAAGTATATCATCAAACAGTTAAAAAAGTCACAGAAGATTACGAAAATCTACATTTCAATACAGCGATTTCTCAATTGATGGTCTTTGTCAATGAAGCATATAAAGTCGATGCCTTACCTTATGAATATATTGAAGGATTCGTACAATTACTTGCGCCGATCGCGCCACATATCGGTGAAGAGCTATGGGCGATCCTAGGCAATGAACAAGATCTTTCTTATGCACCATGGCCGACTTATGATGAAACTGCTTTGATTGAAGATGAAGTAGAAGTCGTCTTCCAAATCAATGGAAAAGTTCGTGCAAAAGCCAGTGTCGCACGTGACTTATCAAAAGAAGAACTAGAAAAAACAGCGATGGACGATGAGAGTATCAACGAACAACTAGAAGGAAAAACAATCAGAAAAGTGATCGTGGTTCCCAATAAATTAGTCAACATCGTCGCAAATTAA
- a CDS encoding LysM peptidoglycan-binding domain-containing protein codes for MQKELVGRKERRRLEQAKRYRKAKRSAAIVGTAMVGCSAVAPVLQSVAVNADETPIQMNSRINTAAFITEIATFAQPIANANDLYASVMIAQAVVESGWGGSTLSRAPYHNLFGIKGSYQGQTVYMDTLEFLNNQWVTKKEPFRQYPSFAESFSDNAYVLRNTSFGNGYYYAGAWKSNTRSYMDATAHLTGRYATDPSYATKLNNLIMTYGLTKYDTPATGNAGGGATTGGGNTINTGNTGSTNTGSTNTGNTGGSTTTGSTTYTVKSGDSVWGISNAHGISMAQLIEWNNIKNNFVYPGQKLTIKGGTAGGSSTTNSGNNTASAGSSSAGTTTNNSSGTRYTVKAGDSVWGISNAHGISMAQLIQWNNIKNNFVYPGQSLIVSNGGSASVNTPSTPSTTPSTPSTPSTGASVSGAKYTVKAGDSVWGVSHAHGISMAQLIQWNNIKNNFIYPGQQLVVSNGGASSTVSTSPAPSTTTNKPTTSNTASQGSGTYTVKAGESVWSVANKNGISMNQLIEWNNIKNNFIYPGQKLIVKGGSTAAPTSTPTTTPAAAPSTPNTSAATNTSTSGDTIYTVKAGESVWGVADKHGITMDQLIEWNNIKNNFIYPGQKVVVKKGNTTAAPTSNDGKRYTVKAGESVWGVADSHGISMAQLIEWNNIKNNFIYPGQSLIVAK; via the coding sequence ATGCAAAAGGAATTAGTAGGACGAAAAGAGCGCAGACGTCTGGAACAAGCAAAGCGTTACCGTAAAGCAAAGCGAAGTGCGGCAATCGTCGGAACCGCAATGGTGGGCTGTTCAGCTGTAGCACCAGTATTACAATCAGTCGCTGTCAATGCGGATGAAACACCGATCCAAATGAACTCTCGGATCAATACCGCTGCATTTATCACAGAAATTGCAACATTTGCACAACCAATCGCAAACGCGAATGATTTGTATGCTTCAGTAATGATCGCTCAAGCAGTCGTCGAAAGTGGTTGGGGTGGCAGTACATTATCACGTGCACCGTATCATAACTTATTTGGGATCAAAGGAAGCTACCAAGGACAAACTGTTTATATGGACACGCTTGAATTCTTGAACAACCAATGGGTGACGAAAAAAGAACCTTTCCGTCAATATCCTTCTTTCGCAGAGTCTTTTAGTGACAATGCCTATGTACTTAGAAATACTTCATTTGGTAATGGCTACTACTATGCAGGTGCTTGGAAGAGTAATACTCGTTCTTATATGGATGCTACTGCCCATTTGACAGGACGCTATGCGACGGACCCAAGTTATGCAACAAAATTAAACAATCTTATCATGACGTATGGCTTGACTAAATATGACACACCAGCAACTGGAAATGCAGGCGGTGGTGCGACGACTGGCGGCGGCAATACGATTAATACAGGTAACACAGGAAGTACAAATACAGGAAGCACGAATACAGGAAATACTGGTGGAAGTACGACTACTGGTTCAACGACGTACACAGTAAAATCTGGTGATTCTGTTTGGGGCATCTCAAATGCTCATGGCATCTCAATGGCACAATTGATTGAATGGAATAATATTAAAAATAATTTTGTTTATCCAGGACAAAAATTGACGATCAAAGGTGGTACAGCTGGCGGATCTTCAACAACAAATTCAGGAAACAATACAGCTTCTGCAGGTAGCAGTTCTGCTGGAACAACAACAAACAATTCGTCCGGTACGCGTTATACAGTCAAAGCAGGTGACTCTGTTTGGGGTATCTCGAATGCTCACGGCATCTCAATGGCACAATTGATTCAATGGAATAATATCAAGAATAATTTTGTTTATCCAGGACAAAGCTTGATCGTTTCTAATGGTGGGTCTGCTTCTGTAAATACACCATCGACACCAAGCACAACACCATCAACACCATCAACACCAAGTACAGGTGCTTCAGTTTCTGGTGCAAAATATACGGTCAAAGCAGGTGATTCTGTCTGGGGTGTCTCTCATGCCCACGGTATCTCAATGGCCCAGTTGATCCAATGGAACAACATCAAGAACAACTTTATTTACCCAGGACAACAGTTGGTTGTTTCAAATGGTGGCGCATCAAGCACTGTATCAACGAGTCCAGCACCTTCAACAACGACGAATAAGCCAACGACTTCAAACACAGCAAGCCAAGGATCAGGCACCTACACGGTCAAAGCAGGTGAATCGGTGTGGAGCGTCGCAAATAAAAATGGGATCTCGATGAACCAATTGATCGAATGGAACAATATCAAAAATAACTTCATCTATCCAGGTCAAAAACTGATCGTAAAAGGTGGTAGTACAGCAGCACCAACATCTACACCGACAACAACGCCGGCAGCTGCGCCAAGCACACCGAATACGTCAGCAGCAACGAACACATCAACGTCTGGTGATACGATCTATACGGTCAAAGCAGGTGAATCTGTTTGGGGTGTAGCTGATAAACACGGCATCACGATGGATCAACTGATTGAATGGAACAATATCAAAAATAATTTCATTTATCCAGGCCAAAAAGTGGTCGTGAAAAAAGGAAATACAACAGCAGCACCTACGTCTAATGATGGCAAACGTTACACGGTCAAAGCAGGTGAATCCGTTTGGGGTGTAGCTGATAGCCATGGCATCTCAATGGCGCAATTGATCGAGTGGAACAACATCAAAAATAACTTTATCTACCCAGGACAAAGTTTGATCGTTGCAAAATAA
- a CDS encoding DUF5626 family protein, which translates to MWREKQFSKVIDLISVIAITLILIFFMPTKIVEAQPLVEANDSAVLVKEEGGSVVEFDLSKNMVQTKEIHLASGTTAKIVAEPVFDNHLRLGNGVWNIYYYSVIFNCGFNIRVSSNSISSAYDPWYYHVGVSVKSSSLKRDSTKQATYYFEFGTPIWDFGGWSGWLRASINSSNNLVVTVK; encoded by the coding sequence ATGTGGAGAGAAAAGCAATTTAGTAAAGTAATCGATTTGATTAGTGTTATAGCAATCACTCTGATATTGATATTTTTCATGCCAACTAAAATTGTAGAAGCGCAACCGCTAGTAGAAGCAAATGATTCTGCCGTTCTTGTAAAAGAAGAAGGAGGTAGTGTAGTAGAATTTGACTTATCAAAAAACATGGTACAGACTAAAGAAATACATTTGGCAAGTGGTACAACAGCGAAAATTGTTGCTGAACCAGTGTTTGATAACCATTTACGTTTAGGTAATGGAGTATGGAATATCTATTATTATTCAGTAATTTTTAATTGCGGCTTTAATATTAGAGTAAGTAGTAATAGTATTAGTAGTGCTTATGATCCTTGGTACTATCATGTGGGGGTCAGTGTGAAATCTAGTTCATTGAAAAGAGATAGCACAAAACAAGCAACTTATTATTTCGAGTTTGGAACTCCGATATGGGATTTTGGCGGATGGAGTGGCTGGTTAAGAGCATCAATTAATAGCTCAAATAATTTGGTCGTAACTGTTAAATAG
- a CDS encoding tRNA (mnm(5)s(2)U34)-methyltransferase produces the protein MLKTALHYSHTLLEEIIQPGDYVIDATMGNGHDTLFLAEKVGKTGQVYSFDIQQQALESTQQKLSENGLLERTTLFLQGHETIGAVIAEQQPIKAGIFNLGYLPKSDKSVITLPETTKTAMEEILKRLVPQGRMIIVVYYGHQGGEAELDMVQNFCQALPQEQFNVLNYQFINQKNNPPILYCIEKKKRHN, from the coding sequence ATGTTGAAAACGGCACTTCATTATAGTCATACGCTATTGGAGGAAATCATCCAACCAGGAGATTATGTGATTGATGCCACGATGGGCAATGGGCATGACACTTTATTTCTTGCAGAAAAAGTCGGAAAAACTGGTCAAGTATATAGTTTTGATATTCAACAACAAGCATTGGAGTCCACGCAACAAAAATTGTCAGAGAATGGCTTATTAGAGCGGACGACACTGTTTTTACAAGGACATGAGACCATTGGTGCGGTCATTGCTGAACAACAACCGATCAAAGCTGGTATCTTCAACTTAGGCTATTTACCCAAAAGTGATAAATCCGTCATCACGCTACCTGAAACGACAAAAACAGCGATGGAAGAAATCTTGAAACGTTTAGTTCCACAAGGTCGCATGATCATCGTCGTTTATTATGGTCATCAAGGTGGCGAAGCAGAACTAGATATGGTACAAAACTTTTGCCAAGCATTGCCTCAAGAACAATTCAATGTTTTGAATTATCAATTTATCAATCAAAAAAATAATCCTCCGATCTTGTATTGTATCGAAAAAAAGAAACGCCACAACTAA
- a CDS encoding phosphatase PAP2 family protein, producing the protein MKNKRIFQISAASCFLLFLALSLLVLFRVDLLSSFDQTLTHWIRIPYPDWNPFQRLITTLGNAITVILVFGLVALWLWFKKKRKELYWFTLNFVLIAGILNPLIKLLVMRDRPSLQHLVVETTYSFPSGHAATSMILYGTLIFLMPSLIKTREWAWMIQVLLGLLILSIGASRVYLGVHYPSDILGGYSLSLFWLCLTYPWYIQQRLPFTQSNRKRGF; encoded by the coding sequence ATGAAAAATAAAAGAATCTTCCAAATCTCAGCCGCAAGTTGCTTCTTGCTTTTTCTAGCGTTGAGTCTACTTGTCTTATTTCGTGTGGATCTATTGTCTAGTTTTGACCAAACGCTGACCCATTGGATTCGTATTCCTTATCCTGATTGGAATCCATTTCAGCGGTTGATCACGACATTGGGAAATGCAATAACTGTCATTTTAGTATTTGGATTAGTTGCTCTTTGGTTATGGTTCAAGAAAAAAAGAAAAGAACTTTATTGGTTTACCCTCAATTTTGTGCTAATTGCTGGGATCTTAAATCCACTGATCAAGCTTTTAGTGATGCGTGACCGTCCAAGTCTTCAACATTTAGTTGTCGAAACGACGTATAGTTTTCCCAGCGGACATGCCGCAACGAGTATGATCTTGTATGGCACACTGATTTTTTTGATGCCATCCTTGATCAAGACGAGAGAATGGGCATGGATGATCCAAGTATTGTTAGGTTTACTGATTCTGAGTATTGGTGCTAGTCGTGTCTATCTGGGTGTCCATTATCCTAGTGATATCCTCGGTGGTTATAGCTTGAGCCTGTTTTGGTTATGCTTGACTTATCCTTGGTATATCCAACAACGCTTGCCATTTACACAATCAAATAGGAAGAGGGGATTTTAA
- a CDS encoding PTS cellobiose transporter subunit IIA: MTEKMTSEELQVTAFDIIFHSGNARTLIHEAFALLRAESFTEAEEKLNEANQEILEAHRSQTHLLKEYASGQKIEMEIIMVHAQDHLMTTMTLLEVAKEMSYLYQK; this comes from the coding sequence ATGACGGAGAAAATGACGAGTGAAGAGCTCCAAGTGACCGCATTTGATATTATTTTTCACAGTGGCAATGCACGAACATTGATCCACGAGGCATTTGCTTTGTTACGAGCAGAAAGCTTCACAGAAGCTGAAGAAAAGCTAAATGAAGCGAATCAGGAGATTTTGGAAGCCCATAGGTCACAAACGCATTTATTGAAAGAATATGCAAGTGGGCAAAAGATCGAAATGGAAATCATCATGGTCCATGCGCAAGATCATCTGATGACGACGATGACTTTGTTGGAAGTGGCAAAAGAGATGAGTTACTTATATCAAAAATAA
- a CDS encoding BglG family transcription antiterminator, which produces MKQTEKELLRQLIDHQGEYLTSQYLASELLLSDRTIRNYLKTLNEVIENNGGRLIAKQGQGYQLEIINKLAFALFLKQREVTVEYGDQVTEFYGSEDRKKYILNKLLLEDRAIVIDDLAEELYISRSSLVNDIQEIKEKIAEYSLKIVSKHKQGMWIEGQEQDKRHVIMDTFFGNKYTNSLKEYLGNSQFFKEINFEELVIVILDEIRESKLKVSDFVIQNLALHLALAIKRMRAGFEIQVPEITGEEIHETEYQAAKKITRRIESIMNVRFPKDEIAYLALHLMAKSNQNHKRENQKLVTELMSVLKELAQVLGQSIVEDYQFRNGLLNHLEPMLVRLERGIALENPLTKEIKKEDPRAFELTKHYFGQMPSLKGYKINEDEWAYLALHLMAAIEKNKVDCKLQALIICATGYGSAQLLKNRVLSEFGKNIAVNQVKGYYEIDEQSLENVDLIISSIDLSTMFFKVPVLHVSVFLNDQDVQKIRKVIEEHRPSCFVKPQESVSLMKEKRAFYEEQISKKWFKVYSSAPTKDQVIAELLALLQEDETENYTSEMSHQIKRREKMGQIIFSEQVVVPHPAIPVGVTAKIAVGIIPDGMAWDEQGALHFVFLVSPSCIENEGITVVTKAIVKFIDRLDLQQLILAEPTFENFNQQFMKMIY; this is translated from the coding sequence ATGAAACAAACAGAAAAAGAGTTATTGCGGCAATTGATTGATCATCAAGGAGAATACCTCACGAGCCAGTACCTCGCTTCTGAATTATTATTATCTGACCGTACGATTCGCAACTATTTAAAAACATTGAATGAAGTGATCGAAAACAATGGCGGAAGACTCATCGCCAAGCAAGGGCAAGGGTATCAACTAGAGATCATCAACAAGCTTGCTTTTGCCCTGTTTTTAAAGCAACGAGAAGTAACTGTCGAATATGGTGATCAGGTGACTGAGTTTTATGGTTCAGAAGATCGAAAAAAGTACATTTTAAATAAACTACTTTTGGAAGATCGCGCAATCGTGATCGATGATTTGGCAGAAGAGTTATATATCAGCCGTTCGAGTTTAGTGAATGATATCCAAGAAATCAAAGAGAAGATCGCCGAATATTCGTTGAAAATTGTGTCGAAACATAAGCAGGGAATGTGGATCGAGGGTCAAGAACAGGACAAGCGACATGTGATCATGGATACCTTTTTTGGAAATAAGTATACCAATTCTTTAAAAGAATATCTCGGTAACAGTCAATTTTTCAAGGAAATCAATTTTGAAGAATTAGTGATCGTCATCTTGGACGAGATTCGTGAATCCAAATTGAAGGTGTCCGATTTTGTGATACAAAATTTAGCGTTACATTTAGCATTGGCAATCAAGCGAATGCGAGCTGGTTTTGAGATACAAGTACCTGAAATCACTGGAGAAGAAATCCATGAGACCGAATATCAAGCAGCTAAGAAGATAACCAGACGGATCGAGTCTATAATGAATGTTCGTTTCCCAAAAGATGAAATTGCTTATTTAGCGTTACATTTGATGGCTAAATCGAATCAAAATCATAAAAGGGAGAATCAGAAGTTAGTGACAGAGTTAATGTCAGTTCTTAAAGAGTTAGCTCAGGTTCTGGGGCAGTCCATCGTCGAGGATTATCAATTCAGGAATGGCTTACTCAATCATTTAGAACCGATGCTGGTTCGCTTAGAGCGAGGAATCGCTCTGGAAAATCCTTTAACAAAAGAAATCAAAAAAGAAGATCCGAGAGCATTTGAATTAACCAAACACTATTTTGGTCAAATGCCTTCGCTGAAAGGTTATAAAATCAATGAGGATGAATGGGCGTATTTAGCGCTTCATTTAATGGCAGCAATTGAAAAAAATAAGGTAGATTGTAAACTACAGGCATTGATCATTTGTGCGACTGGCTATGGAAGTGCGCAATTGCTAAAAAATCGAGTGTTGAGTGAATTTGGAAAAAATATTGCAGTGAATCAAGTGAAAGGCTATTACGAAATCGATGAACAGTCGTTAGAAAATGTTGATTTGATTATTTCTTCCATTGATTTATCAACGATGTTTTTCAAAGTCCCTGTTCTTCATGTCAGTGTTTTCTTGAATGATCAAGATGTTCAAAAAATCCGTAAAGTGATTGAAGAACATCGCCCAAGTTGTTTCGTGAAGCCTCAAGAATCTGTCTCACTCATGAAAGAAAAGAGGGCATTTTACGAAGAGCAGATTTCAAAAAAATGGTTTAAAGTCTATTCTTCAGCACCAACAAAAGATCAAGTGATCGCTGAATTGTTGGCACTTTTACAAGAAGATGAAACGGAGAATTATACGTCTGAGATGTCTCACCAAATCAAACGTCGTGAGAAAATGGGGCAAATCATTTTCAGTGAACAAGTAGTTGTCCCGCATCCAGCGATCCCAGTGGGGGTTACTGCTAAAATTGCAGTGGGGATCATTCCTGATGGGATGGCATGGGATGAACAAGGGGCGCTCCATTTTGTCTTTCTAGTCTCTCCTTCTTGTATCGAGAATGAAGGAATCACTGTTGTAACGAAGGCAATCGTAAAATTTATTGATCGATTGGATCTACAGCAGCTGATTTTAGCTGAACCAACGTTTGAAAACTTTAATCAACAATTTATGAAAATGATTTACTAA
- a CDS encoding PTS cellobiose transporter subunit IIB: protein MKKALIICAAGMSSSMMASKTTEYFKGKGEEVFVDAVSATEGDNQIKTSDFDLFLISPQTTMYLDKFVKLGKTVGKPVVSIPFQAYVPIPTGIQKLAELIEENI from the coding sequence ATGAAAAAAGCATTGATTATTTGTGCCGCAGGAATGTCTTCTTCGATGATGGCATCAAAAACAACAGAATATTTTAAAGGAAAAGGGGAAGAAGTATTTGTTGATGCGGTTTCTGCAACTGAAGGGGACAACCAAATCAAGACAAGTGATTTCGATTTGTTCTTGATCAGTCCTCAAACAACAATGTACTTGGATAAATTTGTTAAACTAGGAAAAACAGTAGGGAAACCGGTCGTAAGTATACCATTCCAAGCGTATGTTCCTATCCCTACAGGTATCCAAAAATTAGCGGAGCTGATTGAGGAAAATATATAG
- a CDS encoding TIGR01212 family radical SAM protein (This family includes YhcC from E. coli K-12, an uncharacterized radical SAM protein.): MEFPYAEGNKRYHSWNYALRHEFGGKIFKVPIDGGFDCPNRDGTVAHGGCTFCSVSGSGDMIVAPEEPLPIQFQKEIDMMHKKWPQVNQYIVYFQNFTNTHAPVEIIRERFEQVINLPGVVGLSIGTRPDCLPDEVVDYLAELNQRLYLWVELGLQTTYEETSVLINRAHDYQTYLDGVAKLRKHDIRVCTHLINGLPGESLDMMRENVRRTILDSDIQGIKLHLMHLMRKTKMLRDYHEGRLQLMSRADYVSVICDQLEMIPQEIIIHRLTGDAPWDSLVGPMWSLKKWEVLNAIDEEMIRRNSYQGKYNIREGVKSGC; this comes from the coding sequence ATGGAATTTCCTTATGCTGAAGGAAATAAACGTTACCATTCTTGGAATTATGCGTTACGCCATGAATTTGGTGGAAAAATTTTTAAAGTACCGATCGATGGTGGCTTTGATTGTCCCAATCGTGACGGAACAGTTGCCCACGGTGGTTGTACCTTTTGTAGTGTTTCTGGCTCTGGTGATATGATCGTTGCTCCTGAGGAGCCACTACCGATCCAGTTTCAAAAAGAAATCGATATGATGCACAAAAAATGGCCACAAGTGAATCAATACATCGTTTACTTTCAAAATTTCACGAATACCCATGCGCCTGTCGAAATCATTCGTGAACGATTTGAACAGGTCATCAACCTACCAGGTGTCGTTGGTTTATCAATTGGTACCAGACCAGATTGCTTACCTGATGAAGTCGTGGATTACTTAGCTGAATTGAATCAACGTTTATACTTATGGGTAGAATTAGGCTTACAAACGACTTATGAAGAAACCTCTGTCCTGATCAATCGGGCACATGATTATCAAACATATCTAGACGGTGTTGCGAAATTACGGAAGCACGACATACGTGTATGTACGCATCTGATCAACGGATTGCCAGGAGAATCATTGGATATGATGCGGGAAAATGTTCGTCGCACGATCTTAGATTCTGATATCCAAGGAATCAAACTACATTTGATGCACTTGATGCGTAAAACAAAGATGTTACGTGACTATCACGAGGGCAGACTGCAATTGATGAGTCGAGCCGATTATGTATCTGTCATTTGTGACCAATTAGAAATGATCCCACAAGAGATCATCATCCATCGTTTAACTGGTGATGCGCCTTGGGATTCATTGGTCGGGCCAATGTGGAGTTTGAAAAAATGGGAAGTCTTGAATGCGATCGATGAAGAAATGATTCGTCGCAATAGTTATCAAGGAAAGTACAATATTCGAGAAGGAGTCAAAAGCGGATGTTGA